A stretch of Bifidobacteriaceae bacterium DNA encodes these proteins:
- a CDS encoding radical SAM protein produces the protein MIVEVNRVLAPVTVLGHGRRVALWVQGCRLACPGCASVDTWAAGGGTGWDAATLAAALANAIVEGGLDGLTLTGGEPLDQAEALAAVVEQVRVAVAGRKNGFDVLAFTGYPAPSARKRAGRLWSLLDAVVAGPYRRDQPSAEPLIASANQRLVRLTPLGRARYPLRDATPRMQAMALDGELIMVGLPRPGDLDRLEAGLRQRGVILEGVSWRG, from the coding sequence GCCCCGGTGACGGTGCTGGGCCACGGCAGGCGGGTGGCCCTGTGGGTGCAGGGTTGCCGGTTGGCCTGCCCCGGCTGCGCCTCGGTCGACACTTGGGCGGCGGGCGGCGGGACCGGCTGGGACGCCGCCACGCTGGCCGCCGCGTTGGCCAACGCTATTGTCGAAGGCGGCCTGGACGGCCTGACCCTGACCGGGGGCGAGCCGCTTGACCAGGCCGAGGCGCTGGCCGCGGTGGTCGAACAGGTGCGGGTAGCGGTCGCGGGCCGCAAGAATGGCTTTGACGTGCTCGCTTTCACGGGCTATCCGGCCCCGTCCGCGCGCAAGCGCGCAGGCCGCCTCTGGTCCCTGCTCGACGCGGTGGTGGCGGGCCCATACCGCCGCGACCAGCCCAGCGCCGAGCCGCTGATCGCTAGCGCCAACCAACGGCTCGTCCGGCTGACCCCGCTGGGCCGCGCCCGCTACCCCTTGCGAGACGCCACGCCCCGCATGCAGGCGATGGCCCTCGACGGCGAACTGATCATGGTGGGGCTGCCGCGCCCCGGCGACCTGGACCGGTTGGAGGCCGGCCTGCGCCAACGCGGCGTCATCTTGGAGGGCGTGTCGTGGCGCGGGTAG